In one window of Kosmotoga pacifica DNA:
- a CDS encoding 2,3-bisphosphoglycerate-independent phosphoglycerate mutase yields MDRHELISKLSVKNESKIVLLVMDGIGDLPVDGKTPLMAANTPNLDALAKESELGQTIPVLHGITPGSGPGHLGLFGYDPLKFQIGRGILEALGGDIEVGKDDLVARANFATLEGDIVVDRRAGRPATDISARVVEKLGASIKEIDGVKIAVYPGKEHRFVVKFTAPWLDERVSDADPQKEGKKIVWSEALVPEAERTAKVVNEFLKRVREVLKDEAKMNFALLRGFSKHPVMPSFEEIYKMKAAAIATYPMYRGLAKLVGMTVVPTGTTIAEEIETLKKIWNDFDFFFVHVKKTDSYGEDGDFDKKVHVIEEVDSLLPEILSLNPDVIVVTGDHSTPTKMKSHSWHPVPFMIRSKFARSGLSQKFDENECARGTLGNIMALDGVPLMLAHALRLEKYGA; encoded by the coding sequence GTGGATAGGCATGAATTAATAAGCAAGCTTTCCGTGAAGAATGAAAGCAAGATAGTTTTATTGGTCATGGACGGCATAGGCGACCTGCCGGTGGATGGGAAAACACCCCTTATGGCCGCAAATACACCGAACCTCGACGCTCTTGCAAAAGAATCTGAATTGGGTCAGACCATACCAGTCCTCCATGGAATAACTCCCGGTAGCGGTCCAGGTCATCTGGGTTTGTTCGGGTATGATCCCTTAAAATTCCAGATTGGCAGGGGCATTCTCGAAGCCTTGGGTGGCGATATCGAAGTGGGGAAAGATGATTTAGTCGCGAGGGCAAATTTTGCAACTCTGGAAGGCGACATTGTCGTGGATAGGAGAGCTGGCCGTCCAGCAACGGATATAAGTGCTCGAGTTGTGGAAAAGCTTGGAGCGTCTATCAAAGAAATCGACGGTGTTAAGATCGCTGTTTACCCGGGCAAAGAACACCGTTTTGTCGTGAAATTTACTGCTCCTTGGCTCGATGAAAGAGTCTCGGATGCAGATCCACAAAAAGAAGGCAAGAAAATAGTCTGGAGCGAAGCGCTTGTTCCAGAGGCTGAAAGAACAGCCAAAGTTGTTAATGAGTTCTTGAAAAGGGTTAGAGAAGTGTTAAAAGACGAAGCGAAGATGAATTTCGCGCTCTTGAGAGGTTTCTCGAAACATCCTGTAATGCCTTCTTTTGAAGAGATTTACAAAATGAAGGCAGCAGCAATAGCGACCTATCCGATGTACAGAGGACTCGCGAAACTTGTAGGGATGACTGTGGTGCCAACAGGAACAACTATTGCTGAAGAGATCGAAACGCTCAAAAAAATCTGGAACGACTTTGACTTCTTCTTTGTTCACGTGAAAAAAACTGACTCCTATGGTGAGGATGGTGACTTCGATAAGAAGGTCCATGTTATTGAGGAAGTGGATTCTCTACTTCCCGAAATCCTTTCCTTGAATCCAGATGTCATTGTTGTCACAGGAGACCATTCTACACCAACCAAAATGAAGTCTCACAGCTGGCACCCCGTTCCATTCATGATCAGGTCTAAATTCGCAAGGTCTGGCTTGAGTCAAAAATTTGATGAAAATGAATGTGCCCGGGGAACGCTGGGCAATATTATGGCTCTGGACGGAGTTCCACTGATGTTGGCTCATGCTTTGAGACTTGAAAAGTACGGGGCATAG
- a CDS encoding polysaccharide pyruvyl transferase family protein has translation MNSYGIVLVGYYGYRNFGDDLLLFSTLRLLKEVGYTGNIFIPSPARLKTFLNENSYDLNIKVIPRYNPISLKKVLRNSSLTIFGGGNLLQDETSVRSFLYYYYIARRTLKNGNKLLFLSQGFGPIRNPSNSQRLSLILSDYNTFGVLRDAVSFRFARKYSDRFYSGTDYGPYCLGTPKKLPSKDKNLALMIPRGLEMSEQIIEALKNRGYRKLCVMPFQNHCEVELVKRIERLALSKGLELVRAPENKNGIVEIFQKAGLVITERLHGAILAAWQATPFVWRSGRKTNRFFSSFGKLPLKFNENIESLKSALRCSEYFDYKSLSEKYTQELNQTIQLSKETLKKLLKEWR, from the coding sequence ATGAATTCTTATGGTATCGTTCTGGTGGGTTACTACGGCTATAGAAATTTTGGAGACGATCTTTTGTTATTTTCAACTCTCCGACTTCTCAAAGAGGTGGGATACACTGGCAATATATTCATACCATCACCCGCCAGGTTGAAAACTTTTCTGAATGAAAATTCTTATGACCTGAATATAAAGGTGATCCCACGATACAATCCCATCAGTCTGAAAAAAGTCCTGAGAAATTCATCCCTTACTATCTTTGGCGGAGGAAATTTACTTCAGGACGAAACGAGTGTACGTAGCTTCCTATATTACTATTATATAGCTCGAAGAACTCTTAAGAATGGTAACAAACTCCTGTTCCTTTCTCAGGGTTTTGGCCCTATCAGAAACCCATCTAACTCGCAAAGATTGTCTTTGATCCTCTCAGATTACAATACCTTCGGCGTACTCAGAGATGCGGTATCCTTCAGATTTGCCAGGAAATATTCAGATCGTTTCTATTCAGGCACCGATTATGGTCCTTATTGCCTGGGAACTCCGAAAAAGCTTCCATCGAAGGATAAAAACCTCGCGTTAATGATACCCAGAGGTCTCGAAATGTCGGAACAGATCATCGAAGCGTTGAAGAATAGAGGATACAGGAAACTGTGTGTAATGCCTTTTCAGAACCACTGTGAAGTTGAATTGGTAAAGAGAATAGAGCGACTGGCTTTGTCAAAGGGATTAGAGTTGGTTCGGGCTCCTGAAAATAAAAATGGTATTGTTGAAATTTTTCAGAAGGCGGGTCTGGTTATCACTGAAAGATTGCACGGAGCGATTCTTGCAGCATGGCAGGCTACTCCTTTTGTGTGGAGATCTGGTAGAAAAACGAACAGATTCTTCTCATCCTTTGGGAAACTCCCACTGAAATTCAATGAAAATATCGAGAGTCTAAAAAGCGCTCTACGATGCAGTGAATATTTCGATTATAAGTCACTATCAGAAAAATACACGCAGGAGCTGAATCAAACAATCCAGCTTTCGAAAGAAACACTGAAGAAACTGTTAAAGGAATGGAGGTAG
- a CDS encoding iron-containing alcohol dehydrogenase family protein: MWNFFIPTMVYFGSGVVEKHAKFSDCGSKALLITGKRSARVSGALHDVTKRLVAQGIAFELFDEIEENPSFKTVEKGAEFLRLKNCDFVVGIGGGSPIDAAKAIAILGANPELKAYHLYSKKVEYSLPVVAIPLTSGTGSEVTQYSVLTDKDGNKQGFSNLYSFPKYSFLDPRYTLTMPEELTISTALDALSHAIEGELLNNGANPLVKKLSFEATRLIRENLPCVLNEPENLVYREKLQYAAMLAGMVIAHTGTTIVHAAGYPLSSKKGIKHGMANAVFLVDVLASISERAGEQVKNCIEPFENLSELSKFFEELGTYKIRLDMDESELIEWSEKAAKAPHNRRTPGEFDRAFYENLYKKLKKDE, encoded by the coding sequence ATGTGGAATTTTTTCATTCCAACTATGGTTTATTTTGGTTCTGGCGTTGTGGAAAAACATGCCAAGTTCAGTGATTGTGGTTCAAAGGCTTTGTTGATAACCGGCAAACGATCAGCGAGGGTATCAGGTGCTCTGCACGATGTTACAAAACGCCTTGTGGCTCAGGGAATTGCTTTTGAACTGTTCGATGAAATTGAAGAAAATCCATCATTCAAAACTGTAGAAAAAGGTGCAGAATTCCTGAGGTTGAAGAATTGCGACTTCGTCGTGGGAATAGGCGGTGGAAGTCCTATCGATGCAGCAAAGGCCATAGCAATTTTAGGTGCTAATCCTGAATTGAAAGCATATCATTTGTACTCCAAGAAGGTAGAATATTCCTTGCCGGTGGTGGCAATCCCGCTCACATCTGGTACGGGCTCAGAGGTGACTCAGTATTCTGTACTAACCGATAAAGATGGGAATAAGCAAGGTTTCTCAAATTTATATTCTTTTCCCAAGTATTCTTTTCTTGATCCGAGATACACACTGACGATGCCTGAAGAGCTCACAATCAGCACTGCACTCGATGCTCTATCACATGCAATAGAAGGAGAGCTCCTAAACAACGGCGCTAATCCATTGGTAAAAAAACTCTCCTTTGAAGCAACGAGGTTAATCAGGGAAAATTTGCCATGTGTATTGAATGAACCCGAAAATCTCGTTTACCGTGAGAAGCTCCAATACGCTGCTATGCTCGCCGGAATGGTGATTGCTCACACTGGTACGACAATAGTACATGCAGCAGGTTATCCTTTAAGCTCCAAAAAAGGGATTAAGCATGGTATGGCGAATGCCGTTTTTCTTGTAGATGTTCTGGCATCCATATCTGAAAGGGCAGGAGAGCAGGTGAAGAACTGTATTGAACCTTTCGAAAACCTCAGTGAGTTATCAAAATTTTTTGAAGAACTGGGAACATATAAAATTCGATTAGACATGGATGAAAGCGAATTAATCGAATGGTCCGAAAAAGCGGCGAAAGCCCCCCATAACAGGAGAACTCCTGGAGAGTTCGACAGAGCATTCTATGAAAACCTTTACAAAAAACTCAAAAAGGATGAGTGA